From the Candoia aspera isolate rCanAsp1 chromosome 3, rCanAsp1.hap2, whole genome shotgun sequence genome, the window tttaacccacagggCCATCGCGTCCCACAAAACAATGATACATTGGtcataatataaagtaaggagcCTTTAAACTAAAAGGTTGCTAACATATAAAAATAACGTGTGTGTTTAAAATGACGGATAAGAATTTATCTTAAATCAGTTTTATATGCACCTATGAAAAGAAGTGTTTTAGCGCCTTCTTAAACTCCAAGTGATCTGAGCCAGATGAGAAAAAGCTCTTAAGCATGATGTGGTTATTCTAGCACATGCTAGAACCAGATGACGCTGCTCCAATAGGTTAAGCCCACAAAAAGTGACGCTTGTCCAGATTCAGACATCATCTGATCAATTTCAAGCCTAACAAGTACATCTGTACAACATACCCAGTTATCTTTAGGTAACTCTTTTGTGGCTTAGCTTTGCTGCAAATGTAGCTCATTTGGTTAGTTCATGGttcagcgtgttgtgtgaacccagccattgtgtaACGATCTTGAATTGGAGCGCAAATTGCTCTGCGGTACCTGCCTTTCTGGTGACTTACTGGTTTTACTGCTTTTGGTATGTGTCAAGCTACCCAGAGTAATTTGAAGTAGGGTGTCCTAGACATCTGATTGCTAAATAGATAACAAGCAACAAAACCCTAACCCTTCCACATTTATTTTAGCCTGTTCCCACATCTTGCTTGACCCAATCTAGTGCTCTCTACTGGTGGTTCTGGCAATGCTCCCTATTTATAAAGTGGGGAGTGTTGACTGGTTTGTACTGCTGGGTCCAAAGTTACCATTTTAGAAATGCCAAAGCGCCATCCATGGCCCCTTCCCCATGACCAGCCAGCACGCAGCAGCCATGGCTTGGCTGCCTCACTCAGTCATTCGGCCGGTCAGTGGAAGATGCGTGCTGTCCTGCCAGAACTGGAAGTGTGTTCTCTAATAGGCTTTCTATCCAGCCCTTTTTCTTGGGAGACTAAATAGGCAAAATAGCCCAGTTGACTTGGTTGTGGTATTCCCACATCACAGCTGGCTGGGTAGAGTTTATTTAACAAAGGGCAGCCTAATCCTTTTCTCTAAAACTAACCCACAGGAGATTTGTTGTGTGGTGAAGCCTACGAGAACAGGGTCTGTGCACCTGTCTTGAGTTTTACTGAGTTTGCTGTGCCTTCCCACCTCCCCACTAGGTGGTTTGCAACGGCACCTTAGAACCTCTTGTGTAGGAAATCCTCTGGCCGTAGATTTATACTTGTTGTTCTTCTGAAGTCCAAGGTACATGTTTGACTATGCTTGGTTTTAGCGTTCCCTAAATTCCAGAAGGCTGTCATTCCCTCATGGTCAGAATCATCTCAGAACAATTCAGGCCCTTGTGCCTTCCTCCATCCTCTGGGAACAAGAGTTGCCAGGAATTTCCTGACGGGACCTGGCTTGTCAGATTGTATCCCAACAAATATCCCCCATTCCCTTAACTATGTGCCTCTTTAAAATGTCTGTAGTTCTGTAGCTCTCGCTGTATTTAAGAAGTGAGTACTCGGGCGGGGCCTAGGGAACTGATGCGCATTCCAGCCGTAAGCCCTCAACTCACCTGTGGCTATTTTATGGGGTTTCTGGCAAGCCAGAACCAGGATCAGGTGTAAGATTTTGGTTGGCGGTCCTGAGGTTGAAAAGCAGAGCATCTGGCCAAACCCATTCTGTCGTGACAGGTTTTCCATCTCTTGCAAGAGCTGAGAATCTAAAGGGATGCCGCCGCCCCCCAATGTAGTCAAGGTGGCCGTGGAGTGGCCTGGGGTCAATGCCCAATTGCTTGAGCTTGATCAGGTGAGAGATTGAGCAGGCTTTAAGTAACAGGCGCCCTGATATTGGCAGGAGTGGGGACCGGGCAGTGGGCCACAGCAGGAACACTTTGCAGTTGGCTGTGGGTGATGGGTAGGGATGAGGCAGAGTTTGGTCCAGCGAAGCATCCTAGCTCACGGTTCTCGCCCTTTTCAGAAGCGCCCCCTGGTATCCATCATCAAGGAAGTGTGTGATGGGTGAGTACGAGCGAATCCTGACTTCCTGGCAGCTGGGCTGAcccgttcctcctcctcctggccttCTCAGCTGTGACCCCAAGGGCACCCTCCCTCCCCACTACGCTTCCTGACTGAAGGGATGCCCAAACTGGAAGGCTCAAGGGCCTTTCCTCTGTTCATTCCCTTCCAGCTGGTCCCTGCCTAACCCTGAATACTACACACTACGCTATGCTGACGGAGTGCAGTTGTACATAACAGAACAGGTAGGTATGTAGTCCTGCCCTGGAGTCCAACATgacgccccccccgcccccagtgttAAGCCAGCTTTTGTCTTTCTGCCCTGCAGACTCGTGGCGACATCAAGAATGGGACCATCCTCCAGTTGGCAGTTTCCCCAGTAGGTTTGGGCTGCTCCTCACCCTTCTGGATATGGCttgggggcggggcggggcggggctcttctttctccctccctcctttgccAGTTGCAAGATTTAGAACCTGGTTTCCTGTCTCCTGAATGAGATGGGAAGAGACTCCCAACTCCTCTTCTCAGTCCAGGGCTGCCCGCCAGCTGATGGATCGGACCCAGTCATCCAGCTTGGAGGCCCGCCTGGAGGCCATGAAGGAACTTGCCAAGCTCTCGGCGGATGTCACCTTTGCCACTGAGTTCATCAACATGGATGGCATCTCAGTGCTCACCCGCCTGGTGGAGGGCAGTTCCAAGTTCCTCTCTCAGTAAGTGCGTGCCTGCTCTGTAGGGCAGACCTCCTCTTGCACCCCCCCTTCCCCTCTTGATGATCTGTTTGTTGCACCTGTAGCCTCCTCTTGCCCAGAGTGTCCCAGCATCTTCCAGCAGTGGAACAAGTCTCCCAGTTGCTCCAAGACCCCATTGTAGCCAAGCAGCAGCTCTCTGGGGTTGCCGGGAGCGGCACTGAGGAGGTCAAGCCCCTCGTTCTTTGGCTGTGGGGTCTTGCTGGGGAGTGGATGGTAACAGGTCATGGGACTTGCTCTCTTCCTGGAAAGCCCAGGAAGCAAATGGAGGGAGGGTGCCACCTAGTCGGCAGGCCCTGCAGGAGGCATTGTCCCCCTTGGTTGCACAGTACCTTTAGCCAGCACTGGCGTCTGTGGATGATGAGCTTCTGGGGAGCAAGAGGAGCCCCAGAAGCTTGCACTGCTGTGCTTGGGAGTCCCTGTCATGGTCCTGGTCTCCTAGAGCCCCCCAGCAGCAGGGCGACCTCTGTTATCGTTACCCATTTTGGCCACAACCACATTGCCAGTGGGGCCATGTTAAAGAAGAGCCAAGTGAGTAGTCAAAGGTTTGACAGCCAGGTGAGAGAGAGCCATGGGCAGTTTGTGTCTTCTCCCTCCCACAGCTATGGTGAGATGCTGGCCTTCACTCTTACTGCCTTCTTGGAACTCATGGACCACGGCCTTGTCTCCTGGGATACGGTCTCCATCAGCTTCATCAAGCAGGTACCGTCTTCTGGGGCAAAGCAGGGATCTCATTGAGGGCCAGGCTGGTTCTGAATGGCAGTTTCCTCTGCCAGCAGATAGCAGGGTATGTGAGCCAGCCGACGGTGGACGTTTCCATCCTGCAGCGCTCTTTGGCCATCCTTGAGAGCATGGTGCTGAACAGCCAAGCTCTTTACCAGAAGATTGCAGACGAGATCACGGTTGGCCAGCTCCTCTCCCACCTTCAAGTGTGAGTATCCTGGGCCCTAGGGCTCCCCATCACAAGCCCCCTGGCAGGGCAGAAGAGCTGAACAaggtctctctctgggtctccctGTAGCTCCAACCAGGAGATCCAGACATACGCGATTGCTTTGATTAATGCCCTCTTCTTGAAAGCTCCTGAGGACAAGAGGCAGGTAGGTGGCCGGCCTGGTAGTGACCAGGCGCTTATACTCGGTCAGGAAGAAGGCCCAGTGGAGGCAGGCCTTGCCCTCCCCGGGAGAGCCATCTCTGGGGTGGGGGCTGGCCTGGAAAGGCTGCCATGTAGCGTTGCCTTTTGTGGTTGGCCCCCATCCATCAGTGTCCCGTGAAGGGGGTGTCCCACTTCCCCTCTTTCCTATGCTGATTCCATCATCTGCTTTTTCTTGTGCCTGTTTCTGTTCCCACCCCAGGACAAGCTTGTTAGTCCACTGGACCTGCCCTGCACTGTAAGTCAATTCCTGGGCCAGGGAAGGGAAGCCAGGCTGGCTGTGAATGTTCTCTTTGGGCGTGTGGGGTGTCCTTCTGCTGGAGCACATTGTAGGCACCAGAGAGCGGAGAAGCAGTTGGGCCAGGCGCAGGCCACTTCTTCCTCGGGGTTCGAGAAGAGCCTGGGACCTTGCAGTGGACTGCCCTGGAGGGCTTGGGGGAGAGGCTGGGAGCAGCACGGATGGGGTGAGGGCCAGAAGGCCTGCTCTCTATCTCCTTTCCTTCCACTCCCCATTTTCCTTTCACCTTCCTGGCAGGAGATGGCAAACGCCTTTGCCCAGAAGCAGCTGCGTTCTGTCATCTTGACGGTAAGAGTCAGGGTCAAAAATGCCATTCTTAGCGTGGGGGGCGGCTGAGGCCTTACAGTAACCCTGCAAGGCAGCTCACGGTTGCCAAACAGCAGGCGGTGTGCTGACCGCAGCAGCCAGCACTGGGTGACAGCTGCGAGGGGGTGGGCTGCTCCTTCCTGATTGTCTTCCCCACTGCCATCCCACAGCACGTCATCCGAGGAAACCGCCCAATCAAAACTGAGATGGCCCATCAGCTGTACGTGCTTCAGGTTCTGACTTTCAACCTACTGGAGGAGCGGATGATGGCAAAAATGGACCCCAGTGACCAGGTAGTGGGAAGGGCAGCTCAGATCCTCAGGAGCTTTCAAGAAGAGGGCATTTTGGCAGCTGCCAGCCTGCTGCCTAGGCCTCATTGCCCCTTGTCCCCAACCAGGCCCAGAGAGACGTAATCTCCGAACTGCGCAGGATTGCTTTCGAGGCAGAGTCTGAGAGCAACAGCGCCCCTGGCAGTGGAGTAGAGAAGCGCAAGGCTGTTTACCCCAAGGATTACAAGATGCTGGGCTTCACGGTCAGTGTGGGGAGGAAAAGCTGGACCATTGGCTGCGAGGGGCCAAGGGCCAACAAAGGCTAGGTGACAGTTGACCCTGTGGCTTTTGTTTCCACAGAATCACATCAATCCTGCCTTAGACTTCGTTCAGACGCCCCCAGGCATGTTGGCCCTGGACAATATGTTGTACCTTGCCAAATATCATCAGGATACCTACATCCGAGTAAGGGACGAGGCTGTCCCTAATTAAGGGCCTGCACAGGCAGCCATCTGGATTCCCACTCACCTTTGTGCTTTTCTTCCTGTCGtgcagattgtcctggagaacaGCAGTCAAGAGGACAAACACGTTTGCCCCTTTGGGCGCAGCGCCATTGAGCTCAGCAAGATGCTCTGTGAGATCCTGCAGATTGGAGAGCTTCGTAAGTGGAGTGTAGTTGAGCTAAGCCCACCAAGGAGGGACCCAGGGGAGCATCTATGAGTGGGCAGGTCAGGGCCAGAGCACCTTTTGCTGTCTGTGGATAAACTTTTCCCTTGCCATCTGAGCCCCAAATGGTGTCCAGTCTACCCATTGAGGACTCTCTCTGAGCCAGAGAAATGGCACAGCTTGGACCAATGAAGGCCCATCTTGTCTGGCGTGAACAGGATGTTACCCAGCAGGGATGTGATAGACTCACAGGCCTGCGTCATGTGGCACGATCTAAGCCATAGCAGGATGTGCTTGAACAAATGTGGTTGTTGAGCTGCTGTTGGAACACAGCTTGTGAAGGGTGGCCTGTTCACCTCCCAAGGTGAAGGGTTGGTTAGCAAGATGGAAGGTATGCTTTGCAAGTTCAGAACCTCAGTTTCTTGTTCATGCAGCATGCCAGGGCATTTGGTTCTTTGCATAAAGTCAGGGATTTATTGCATCAGGAACCCAGCTGATTGTGATGTGTTCATAAACCAGGACTGAGTAAGCCTTGGCTTTTCGATGGCTATGAGAATCCCAGTGCATTCACCTGTGAGGTTCATGACGTTTCTGTGCAGTTTCCCATGTACGCAAACTGCACTTCTTGGTGCTTTTCTGCTGATGCCTCCATGCAGTATGGAAATATTTGCCCTAGATCTCCCTCCCAAAGCCCAGCTTGGGGGAAGTGATCGTCCCTGGCTGCTCTGACAGCATGGTTCCTCCCTGTCTCTGAAAAGCCAACGAGGGCCGGAATGACTACCACCCCATGTTCTTCACACATGACCACGCCTTTGAGGAACTCTTCGCAGTCTGCATCCAGCTACTGAACAAGACCTGGAAGGAGATGCGGGCAACGGCCGAGGACTTCCACAAGGTGGGTCTGGTGCAGGAAGGCCCTTctggctcctccctccctccctccctccctctgcagccCCGTAATGCTGCCAGCCCCCGTTTTCCACCAGGTGATGCAGGTGGTGCGGGAGCAGATCACCCGGGCCCTGCCCTCCAGGCCCCCCTCCCTGGACCAGTTCAAGAACAAGTTGCGCAGCCTGAGCTACCCGGAGATCCTGCGCCTGCGCCAGTCAGAGCGGATGAGCCAAGATGACTTCCAGTCTCCCCCCATCGTGTGAGTGCCTTGGGGAGACCCTGGGGGCACGTGCGGAGGGCTGGGGGCAGCACTCTGACTGGCCTGCGGGTGGCATTCCCAGGGAGCTGCGGGAGAAGATCCAGCCAGAGATCCTGGAGCTCATCAAGCAGCAGCGCCTGAACCGCCTCTGCGAAGGGACCAGCTTCCGCAAAGTGGGAACTCGGAGGAGGCAAGGTAAGCAGGGAGCACGGCTGCTGCTGGGGGGCAGAAggtgggaggtgggggtgggacgGTATGGCCGGGGAGGGGCCTGCTGGCCCTCACTGAGGACTGTTCTGCACATTGCAGAGCGCTTCTGGTACTGCCGCCTGGCCCTGAACCACAAGATGCTCCACTACGGAGACCTGGAGGAGAACGCCCAGGGAGAGGTGACCCTGGAGTCACTGCAGGAGAAGAGTACGTGAGGGGGCGCTGGGTGGGGGTGCGGGGGAGGCAGTGCCCAGGCTCCTGGCAATACAGCGGCCCCCCTATGGGTTTGCCCAGGCTGACCCCTCGAAGGGCTGGACATGACGGCCCTTTTTCCCTCAGTCCCTGTTGCAGATATCAAGGCTGTGCTCACTGGGAAGGAGTGTCCTCACATGAAGGAGAAGGGGGCGCTGAAGCAGAACAAGGTACCAGCAGCCTGGAGGGGGGGGATGGGGTCACGGGGAGCCCTGCAGAAGGCCCTTTCCTGGGGGCCGAGAGAAAAGCGACCTGGTTGTTTGCTCACCGGCTTTTTTCCCCACCCCAAGGAGGCGCTGGATTTGGCCTTCTCCATCCTTTACGATCCAGACGAGATGCTGAACTTTATCGCACCCAATAAGTACGAGGTGAGCAAAGCTTAGGGGTGGGAGGGCCGGGGACACCTCTCCTCCCTGCAGAAGGCCCTGCCCTCTTTTGCCTTGCTTGTCCATTTTTATCTTGCTCTGCCTCTTATTGAGGCCATCAAATCTGCTCCCTTTCGAGGGCAGGAATTAGCACCCAGATTAAAGCACCTCAGTAGGTGCCTGTCCAGCCTCTGCTCGAAAACAGGCACAAAGGGGAGCTGCCGCTGCCACCCCGCTTCATCGGCTGCGCTGTTGAAATGCTCTTTGGCAGTTTCTTCTAGCATTCAGTCAGAATATACCTTCTTGAAAAACATTTTATCGTGGCTTGGATTCTGGGGAGCTGGAATACAGGTCAGGATCTTCTCCTGTGACTGTAGATATTTGCAGAATGCTGCAAATCCCCCCTACTCTTCTCTTCTCAAGACTCAGCTGTCCCAGTTTCTTCAATCTCACCTCATAGGACCTAGTCatctgatcatcatcatcatcatcaatcttgCTCTTAACCCGGTCAGTTTCTCTTAATCCTTCTTAGTGGGTTGCCCAGAACTGGGCACTCGACTCAAAGTGGGGTCAAACCAAAGCAGAAAAAAGTGGATGAATTGCTTCCcataatttggaaattatattgccttttttgcagccatgtcACCATCCTGATTCAAATTCAGTCTGCAGTCAGCTCCTGTTTCAGGATCTTTCTCACTACTCCCTCTGGCCTATACATTTGCATCTGATTTCTGTTTCCTGAGCGAAGAACATCTTTGCGCTGTTACTCTCATCCCATTGCTCTAACCTATacgttttatatttatttctgtcttctaggtaTTAGTTACCCCACCCAttgttgtgtcatctgcagatttgataagcctcatcttcttctcttcattcaagtcattaataaaagtaCTGAAGAGTAGAAGGCCCAGGACAGAACTTTGcgtcatttaatttaatttttttatttattttaaactgcctAGAAAGAAGAGTTCATTACATATCCACCTGTCATGTCAGATCATACTTAATTAGCTTGTTTATCAGAACATCCTGGGAAATTCTGTAAGTTTCTGTGTAGAGTCCTCTTCATCCTTTGTTAGGAAGTTGCACTTGATAGAAATGTATACTAAGCTGTTTGCAGACAAGAAAACAGGCATGCCAGAAGTATGGCGGCTCACCGTTGTAGACCCCATCCTTGCATCTTCACTTTTGTTTCTTATGACATCACCAAAAGAGTCTTacatttcctcttcttctcttttcaatGTTTTAGATTAGCCAAAATACAAATTTTTGAGTTACAGAGAAAATTTGTTAGAAATCCCTCCTTTAAGTATTCCCGCGACATTCTTGTAAACTCTTCCGTTCACTTTATCCCTCGAACCTGGCTGCCTTACAGTCCACCTTCTTACAGTCTCTGCTTACTCAGCAGCTCTTGGGAAACCCCTTTTGCTATCAGCAGCTATTTAGAAGATGACTATATTGTCAGTCTCGTGCCTAAGCACACAGCCCATCAGAATGCCCAGCTTCTCTACTTgctctcctttcttcctcctgctgaaCTCTCCCAGTTCATTCCCTGCAGCCAGGGTCTTGTTGCTCTGTTCCTCTAACTGGCCACTAGCGCCCCACTTTGGATGGTTCTCCAGGGACAAGAGGCTTAATATAGGTATGTTCTTACTTAGCTATTGCAG encodes:
- the ELMO2 gene encoding engulfment and cell motility protein 2 isoform X4, which encodes MPPPPNVVKVAVEWPGVNAQLLELDQKRPLVSIIKEVCDGWSLPNPEYYTLRYADGVQLYITEQTRGDIKNGTILQLAVSPSRAARQLMDRTQSSSLEARLEAMKELAKLSADVTFATEFINMDGISVLTRLVEGSSKFLSHYGEMLAFTLTAFLELMDHGLVSWDTVSISFIKQIAGYVSQPTVDVSILQRSLAILESMVLNSQALYQKIADEITVGQLLSHLQVSNQEIQTYAIALINALFLKAPEDKRQDKLVSPLDLPCTEMANAFAQKQLRSVILTHVIRGNRPIKTEMAHQLYVLQVLTFNLLEERMMAKMDPSDQAQRDVISELRRIAFEAESESNSAPGSGVEKRKAVYPKDYKMLGFTNHINPALDFVQTPPGMLALDNMLYLAKYHQDTYIRIVLENSSQEDKHVCPFGRSAIELSKMLCEILQIGELPNEGRNDYHPMFFTHDHAFEELFAVCIQLLNKTWKEMRATAEDFHKVMQVVREQITRALPSRPPSLDQFKNKLRSLSYPEILRLRQSERMSQDDFQSPPIVELREKIQPEILELIKQQRLNRLCEGTSFRKVGTRRRQERFWYCRLALNHKMLHYGDLEENAQGEVTLESLQEKS
- the ELMO2 gene encoding engulfment and cell motility protein 2 isoform X1; its protein translation is MPPPPNVVKVAVEWPGVNAQLLELDQKRPLVSIIKEVCDGWSLPNPEYYTLRYADGVQLYITEQTRGDIKNGTILQLAVSPSRAARQLMDRTQSSSLEARLEAMKELAKLSADVTFATEFINMDGISVLTRLVEGSSKFLSHYGEMLAFTLTAFLELMDHGLVSWDTVSISFIKQIAGYVSQPTVDVSILQRSLAILESMVLNSQALYQKIADEITVGQLLSHLQVSNQEIQTYAIALINALFLKAPEDKRQDKLVSPLDLPCTEMANAFAQKQLRSVILTHVIRGNRPIKTEMAHQLYVLQVLTFNLLEERMMAKMDPSDQAQRDVISELRRIAFEAESESNSAPGSGVEKRKAVYPKDYKMLGFTNHINPALDFVQTPPGMLALDNMLYLAKYHQDTYIRIVLENSSQEDKHVCPFGRSAIELSKMLCEILQIGELPNEGRNDYHPMFFTHDHAFEELFAVCIQLLNKTWKEMRATAEDFHKVMQVVREQITRALPSRPPSLDQFKNKLRSLSYPEILRLRQSERMSQDDFQSPPIVELREKIQPEILELIKQQRLNRLCEGTSFRKVGTRRRQERFWYCRLALNHKMLHYGDLEENAQGEVTLESLQEKIPVADIKAVLTGKECPHMKEKGALKQNKEALDLAFSILYDPDEMLNFIAPNKYEYCIWIDGLNALVGKDMVSDLTKSDLDTLLSMEMKLRLLDLENVQIPEEPPPIPKEPSSYDFVYHYG
- the ELMO2 gene encoding engulfment and cell motility protein 2 isoform X3, translating into MGPSSSWQFPQWEETPNSSSQSRAARQLMDRTQSSSLEARLEAMKELAKLSADVTFATEFINMDGISVLTRLVEGSSKFLSHYGEMLAFTLTAFLELMDHGLVSWDTVSISFIKQIAGYVSQPTVDVSILQRSLAILESMVLNSQALYQKIADEITVGQLLSHLQVSNQEIQTYAIALINALFLKAPEDKRQDKLVSPLDLPCTEMANAFAQKQLRSVILTHVIRGNRPIKTEMAHQLYVLQVLTFNLLEERMMAKMDPSDQAQRDVISELRRIAFEAESESNSAPGSGVEKRKAVYPKDYKMLGFTNHINPALDFVQTPPGMLALDNMLYLAKYHQDTYIRIVLENSSQEDKHVCPFGRSAIELSKMLCEILQIGELPNEGRNDYHPMFFTHDHAFEELFAVCIQLLNKTWKEMRATAEDFHKVMQVVREQITRALPSRPPSLDQFKNKLRSLSYPEILRLRQSERMSQDDFQSPPIVELREKIQPEILELIKQQRLNRLCEGTSFRKVGTRRRQERFWYCRLALNHKMLHYGDLEENAQGEVTLESLQEKIPVADIKAVLTGKECPHMKEKGALKQNKEALDLAFSILYDPDEMLNFIAPNKYEYCIWIDGLNALVGKDMVSDLTKSDLDTLLSMEMKLRLLDLENVQIPEEPPPIPKEPSSYDFVYHYG
- the ELMO2 gene encoding engulfment and cell motility protein 2 isoform X5, producing the protein MFFTHDHAFEELFAVCIQLLNKTWKEMRATAEDFHKVMQVVREQITRALPSRPPSLDQFKNKLRSLSYPEILRLRQSERMSQDDFQSPPIVELREKIQPEILELIKQQRLNRLCEGTSFRKVGTRRRQERFWYCRLALNHKMLHYGDLEENAQGEVTLESLQEKIPVADIKAVLTGKECPHMKEKGALKQNKEALDLAFSILYDPDEMLNFIAPNKYEYCIWIDGLNALVGKDMVSDLTKSDLDTLLSMEMKLRLLDLENVQIPEEPPPIPKEPSSYDFVYHYG
- the ELMO2 gene encoding engulfment and cell motility protein 2 isoform X2: MPPPPNVVKVAVEWPGVNAQLLELDQKRPLVSIIKEVCDGWSLPNPEYYTLRYADGVQLYITEQTRGDIKNGTILQLAVSPSRAARQLMDRTQSSSLEARLEAMKELAKLSADVTFATEFINMDGISVLTRLVEGSSKFLSHYGEMLAFTLTAFLELMDHGLVSWDTVSISFIKQIAGYVSQPTVDVSILQRSLAILESMVLNSQALYQKIADEITVGQLLSHLQVSNQEIQTYAIALINALFLKAPEDKRQDKLVSPLDLPCTEMANAFAQKQLRSVILTHVIRGNRPIKTEMAHQLYVLQVLTFNLLEERMMAKMDPSDQAQRDVISELRRIAFEAESESNSAPGSGVEKRKAVYPKDYKMLGFTNHINPALDFVQTPPGMLALDNMLYLAKYHQDTYIRIVLENSSQEDKHVCPFGRSAIELSKMLCEILQIGELPNEGRNDYHPMFFTHDHAFEELFAVCIQLLNKTWKEMRATAEDFHKVMQVVREQITRALPSRPPSLDQFKNKLRSLSYPEILRLRQSERMSQDDFQSPPIVELREKIQPEILELIKQQRLNRLCEGTSFRKVGTRRRQERFWYCRLALNHKMLHYGDLEENAQGEVTLESLQEKIPVADIKAVLTGKECPHMKEKGALKQNKEALDLAFSILYDPDEMLNFIAPNKYEVLVTPPIVVSSADLISLIFFSSFKSLIKVLKSRRPRTELCVI